A part of Miscanthus floridulus cultivar M001 chromosome 6, ASM1932011v1, whole genome shotgun sequence genomic DNA contains:
- the LOC136460132 gene encoding protein argonaute 1B-like: MVRKKRTGPGESSGEASGAPGQGSSQRPQATQQGTRGGGQHQGRGAPPSQYPGGGPPEYQPRDYQGRGGYQGRGGPPSQVPGGGPPESQPRGYQGRGGYQGRGGPPSQHPGGGPPPGSQPRDYQGRGGPRPRGGMPQPYHGGHVGGSVGPSVPSGPSRAVPDLHQAPDVQAPVVATPSPPGAGSSSLPRKAEVSTGQVQQPVIHDQSSASQAGQVAPASSKAVTFPSRPGKGTHGSRCIVKANHFSAELPNKDIHQYDVSTTPEVTSRDVNRAVMGELVNLYTHSHLDGRLPAYDGRKILYTAGALPFTSKTFEITLQDEEDNLGGGQRRQRVFQVVIKFAARTDLHHLAMFLAGMQPDAQADLQVLAIVLRELSTARYCPVGRSFFSPNLGRRRQLGEGLETWRGFYQSIRPTQMGLSLNIG; this comes from the exons ATGGTGAGGAAGAAAAGAACTGGTCCTGGAGAGAGTTCCGGGGAGGCTTCTGGAGCGCCTGGGCAGGGCTCCTCACAGCGTCCTCAGGCAACTCAACAGGGTACCCGTGGTGGAGGGCAACACCAGGGCCGTGGAGCGCCGCCTTCACAGTACCCAGGTGGTGGGCCGCCTGAGTATCAACCGCGTGACTACCAGGGACGCGGTGGATATCAGGGCCGTGGCGGTCCACCTTCACAGGTTCCTGGTGGTGGGCCGCCTGAGTCTCAACCGCGCGGCTACCAGGGACGCGGTGGATACCAGGGCCGTGGCGGGCCACCTTCACAGCATCCTGGTGGTGGGCCACCACCTGGGTCTCAACCGCGTGACTATCAGGGACGTGGTGGTCCGCGTCCCAGAGGGGGAATGCCGCAGCCATACCATGGCGGGCATGTGGGAGGTAGTGTTGGACCAAGTGTTCCTTCAGGTCCATCTAGAGCAGTTCCCGATCTGCATCAAGCGCCAGATGTCCAAGCCCCTGTGGTGGCAACACCATCACCACCAGGAGCTGGCTCGTCCTCGCTGCCTAGGAAGGCTGAGGTGAGCACtggacaagtccagcaacctgtgATTCACGACCAAAGTTCAGCCAGCCAAGCTGGTCAGGTGGCACCAGCGTCAAGCAAAGCGGTTACATTCCCATCGCGCCCTGGCAAGGGTACGCATGGGTCCAGGTGCATAGTTAAAGCCAATCATTTCTCTGCTGAGCTGCCTAATAAAGACATTCACCAATACGAT GTATCAACAACGCCTGAGGTTACTTCACGAGACGTCAATCGTGCTGTCATGGGAGAGCTTGTAAACCTTTATACACACTCCCATTTGGATGGGCGTCTGCCTGCATACGATGGAAGGAAGATTCTTTATACAGCTGGAGCATTGCCGTTTACTTCGAAGACATTCGAAATTACTCTGCAAGACGAGGAAGACAATCTTGGTGGAGGCCAAAG GCGCCAGAGGGTATTTCAGGTGGTGATCAAATTTGCTGCTCGCACTGATCTCCACCATCTGGCTATGTTTCTAGCTGGGATGCAACCAGATGCTCAAGCGGATCTTCAAGTACTTGCCATTGTGCTACGTGAATTGTCTACTGCCAG GTATTGTCCTGTTGGTAGATCATTTTTTTCTCCCAACTTAGGGAGACGTCGGCAACTTGGTGAGGGATTGGAAACTTGGCGTGGTTTCTACCAAAGCATAAGGCCCACACAGATGGGTCTTTCTCTGAATATTGGT